The following nucleotide sequence is from Borrelia sp. A-FGy1.
AGATTTATTTTAGAAGTTATCGTTTCTTGTAATAAAAGCAAATATGTAAGTATCTCTTGGAGTTTAGATTATGCAAAGAGTATTTAATTTTTTAAAATATGGAAATAGGGTTTTAGTAGTTAGTTTTTTTGTGATTTTTTTGGGCTTTATTTTTACTTTTATGTATCGTGATGGATATAATTGGGGGGTAGATTTTTCTTCAGGAGTTAGTATTAATTTTGTTATAGATAAACCGAATATTAAAGATGATGAAGTTAAGAAAATATTATCTTCAGTTTATAAAACATTTGAATTAAATGAAATTATTTCTAATAATAATGATAGGAGTCATTTTTCTATTATAGTTAAGCTTGATGTTACTGATTATGTTTTTAAAAAAGGAATACAAAACACTTTAATTGAGAAGTTAGAAACAGAATATAAAGCTCATGTTGAAATACTTGATTCTTATTTTATTGATTCAAGTTTTTCATCTGCTTTAAGGAAAAAATCAATTTTTTTGGTTTGTCTAACATTTACACTTGTTTTAGTTTATGTTACGATAAGATTTAGGTTGAGTTATGCTGTTGCATCAATATTTGCAACAGTACATGATATATTATTTGTGATTGCTTTTTTGGGTACATTTAGGATAGAGATAAACAGTTCAATAATTGTTTCAATATTAACTATTATTGGATATTCATTAAATGATACTATAATTATTTTTGACAGAATTAGAGAAAATTCTAAGAAACTTATTGGTATTTCATTTTTAAATGTTTTAAACATCAGTATTAAGCAAACTTTTTCAAGAACCATTTTAACATCTATCACCACTTTCATGGCTGTTCTATCTATTTATATTTTTACTGAGGGTTCTGTAAAGGATTTTTCTTTAATATTTATGGTAGGTGTTGTTGTTGGTACTTATTCTTCAATTTTTATAGCATCTCCTATTCTTTTAAGTCTTTATAAAAATATTAAATAATGTTTTTGTTATAATATGATGATATGAAGTTTTTTGATTTTGGCTCGTTGGGATTTTATAGATTTTTTGACTTTCAAAAGCATCTCAATTTCAGTATTTTTAGGTATAGTTTAATCAATTATTATTCTTATAAGCAACAATCGAACCTTATTAATGATGCTAATTTGCTTAAAGATAAAGTTGTATTTTTGGATAAGATCTATAAGGATATTAATAGAATTGTTACTAATCCTTCAAAATCAAATGAGAATTTAGATTTCAATAAGGAGATCTTTTATGATGCTTTAAATTTTATTAAAAATTTAATAAAAAAATATTATCCAGAATCTGAACTTTTAGATTTGGAATGTGAGATCCTTTTAGACGATGACGATACTTTTAATAAATTATTAGATAAACTTAAATATTTGAATTTTAGGGTAGATATTAGGCAAAAAATAGAAGAATTCGATAAGAAAAGTAGGACATCATGCTCTTGCATAAAAATTGCTACTTTTTTTATTAAGCAAGAATTTTTAGAAAGGTTAACAAGCACGATTGATTTCTTTTCTAATGAAGCTAATAATAACAATTTGAATTTAATTAATAAAGAAATCGGTGACTATTATGAAAAAGTAGAGCAGATTAAAATGAACAAAAATATTAAAGAAACACATAAGAAATTTATCATAGAGCATACAAAAGAAAAAATATCAAAAATTATGAAAGAGCATAGCCTTGATATATCTAAGCTACTTGTTAAGGTTTCTTTATTAGATATTACTATTCATTGTTTTGAAACTTATTATTTAAATTTATTGGAAACGCTTCATATACTCTTGTCAATAAATAGTATTATTGAAATTGGATTGGATGAACTACCCGATGCTATTTTTAATGAATGGAATGAATTTATTTATTTGCGTAGGAAAGAATTCCAAAAACTTGTTTTAATTTCAGATTATGTTTTCCAAAAAAGAATAATATCTACAATAAATAATGGAGGATGGAAGTTTACATTTTTTACTCTTGCTCCTCGTCAAGGCGATATTATTCAGTGTTCAATAGATATTAATAAAAGTTTTAGCAATGTTGAGGAAGGTATTCGAGAATATGAAATTAAGGTAAATAAACTTGGAGAACTTAAGCTTAAGTGGGAGAAAAGTTTAAAAAATTTTGAACATTTATTTGCTTAGGCCTTTAAAGTTATACTTTTTAAAGTTTTTATAAATTTCTTACTTCATAGTCATTAATTATTTTGTTAATTTCTATTATTATGATAGTTTTAAATTAAGAACTCCTTTAGTAATATTTGCAGGAGCTGGCTGTCAAGTCTTTTTAATATAAGTGATTTTTCATTTTCATATCTTTTAGTATTTTTAATTTTATTGTTCTTTAATTGTTTCAAAGAGGGTTCACTGTCCAGATCTACTTTCCATAGATATAATTAATATTTTTTAAATTTTTTTAAATTGTAATTATTGTAATTTGTTATATTTAACTTGATAATTAAATATTTCTTTACCTAAAATTTAGATTAATATCATATCTTTACTATTGATTTTTAATTTATTGGTTTCTATTGAGGTTTTGGAATGTTTAACTTCTAATAATCATTATATAATGAGATATTAATATAATTTTCTTAAATCCTTTATCGAAAGGTTTTATATTGTAATTTATGTTTATAAAACTATAATAGTTTATTCTTTTATGAGTAGAAAATAGGAATTAATAAAATTCATTGATTCTTTAATAAATTTTTCTTTAGTAAGTTTATTTTCTTTATTTTTATTTAAAATTTGGTTTATCCTAAAACTAAAACGTTTTATTTTAAGTAAAAATCTTTTTTCTATAGAGCTGATTTTATTTATAATTTTTCTATTTTTGATCTGGAAATATTTATTTTATTTATATAAATTTAATTTTGAAATTCTTTCCTAATATATTAAATTTTCTATTTTAAAAATTTTGAATAATTTTTGTTAGAATAGTCAGGGATGATATAATAAGTGGTTTCTTTAAAGTTTTAGATGATTATAAGTGCTTTTATGGAGTATTTTGATTTAAATATCAACATGGAGCTGAAGATTTTTAGTTTTTATGCTATTGATTTTTTGAAAATGATGGGCATATGAATTTTGAGATTTCAAATTTTGATTTAAATAGAATCCATTAGATTAATTGTAATTTAGGATATTTAGAGCTTAATCTTATTTAGGTGGTGGGGAGGGAGATAATATTTTAAGTGCGGAAGAATTTTTTGATTTTTGAGATATTAAGTGAACTAGAATTTTTTCATTTACATTTTATAATAAATTTTAGAATTAAAAAGCTCTTGCTATTTCTCTTTTTGAGTCATTCATTTATATATGAATAAAAAATTTTGTTGAATTTATTAGCTATCTTTTCATTTTAAGTAAGGTAGTTGTTTTGATAATAAAATTATTTATTTAGATGAAATGCGATATTCAAGATTTAGATTGGGTTCTTATTTGCAGGTGAATTGCAGACTATTTAATTAGTAACTCTTTTAAATTGGAATTTAAGCTTCTTTAATTTGTCCATTTTGATAATATATAACTTTAGTGTTTTTATGATTAAAGATTCCAACTTCAAGTATTCCTGGAAATAGTTTGAAGTATTTTTCAACTCCTTCAGGATTTTTAATATCCATTGCTACATCTAA
It contains:
- the secF gene encoding protein translocase subunit SecF, which codes for MQRVFNFLKYGNRVLVVSFFVIFLGFIFTFMYRDGYNWGVDFSSGVSINFVIDKPNIKDDEVKKILSSVYKTFELNEIISNNNDRSHFSIIVKLDVTDYVFKKGIQNTLIEKLETEYKAHVEILDSYFIDSSFSSALRKKSIFLVCLTFTLVLVYVTIRFRLSYAVASIFATVHDILFVIAFLGTFRIEINSSIIVSILTIIGYSLNDTIIIFDRIRENSKKLIGISFLNVLNISIKQTFSRTILTSITTFMAVLSIYIFTEGSVKDFSLIFMVGVVVGTYSSIFIASPILLSLYKNIK